In a genomic window of Streptomyces noursei ATCC 11455:
- a CDS encoding NAD(P)/FAD-dependent oxidoreductase — protein MVARVVVVGAGYAGVMAANRLAAVGRSDVDVTVVNPRPEFVERIRLHEHAAGAPRAIRPLRGLLRPDVRLRVATADTIAERSVRLDDGGALDFDYLLYAVGSTAARGMTGSEHAWHIADLDGAESLRTRLRQLPAQAPVVIVGGGLTGIESAAEIAHRYPSLDIALVSRSVAAGLPASSRARIEGKLANAGVALHTGLRVTAIRADGVDTDGGRLPSDCTVWAASSAVPDLALRSGLPVAADGRLRTDDALVCPHHRRIVGVGDAVAPPAHVGAHLRMSCQAALPMGAHGADTVLAMIRGQQPTSVSIGMTGKAISLGRRDGFIQAAHRDDTPAAFALSGRAAAVVKERVCRFTVTSMRFPRAYRWLPGATPSVPVPTPVAAR, from the coding sequence GTGGTGGCGCGAGTGGTGGTCGTCGGAGCGGGCTACGCGGGAGTGATGGCCGCGAACCGACTGGCGGCCGTGGGACGGTCCGACGTGGACGTCACGGTGGTCAACCCGCGACCGGAATTCGTGGAACGCATCCGGCTGCACGAGCACGCGGCGGGCGCGCCCCGCGCGATACGGCCGCTGCGCGGTCTGTTGCGCCCCGACGTGCGACTGCGGGTGGCGACGGCGGACACGATCGCCGAGCGATCCGTGCGGCTCGACGACGGTGGCGCGCTCGACTTCGACTATCTGCTGTACGCGGTGGGCAGCACGGCCGCCCGCGGCATGACCGGGTCCGAGCACGCCTGGCACATCGCCGACCTCGACGGTGCCGAGTCGTTGCGCACCCGACTGCGGCAACTGCCCGCACAGGCACCCGTCGTCATCGTCGGCGGCGGCCTGACCGGGATCGAGAGCGCCGCCGAAATCGCTCACCGGTACCCGTCCTTGGACATCGCGCTGGTCTCCCGGTCGGTCGCCGCCGGGCTGCCCGCATCCAGCCGCGCCCGCATCGAAGGCAAGCTCGCGAACGCCGGGGTCGCGCTGCACACCGGACTGCGGGTCACCGCGATCCGCGCGGACGGCGTCGACACCGACGGCGGCCGGCTGCCCAGCGACTGCACGGTCTGGGCGGCCTCGTCGGCCGTACCGGACCTGGCGCTGCGCAGTGGCCTTCCGGTGGCCGCCGACGGCCGTCTGCGCACCGACGACGCCTTGGTGTGCCCGCACCATCGACGGATCGTCGGAGTCGGCGACGCCGTCGCGCCACCCGCGCACGTAGGGGCGCACCTGCGGATGAGCTGTCAGGCGGCGTTGCCCATGGGCGCCCACGGCGCCGACACGGTGCTCGCGATGATCCGAGGGCAACAACCGACGTCCGTGTCGATCGGCATGACCGGAAAGGCGATCAGCCTCGGTCGGCGGGACGGCTTCATCCAGGCCGCGCACCGGGACGACACCCCCGCGGCGTTCGCGCTGTCCGGCCGGGCGGCGGCCGTGGTCAAGGAACGGGTCTGCCGCTTCACCGTCACCTCGATGCGGTTTCCACGCGCCTACCGGTGGCTTCCCGGCGCGACACCCTCAGTGCCCGTGCCGACCCCGGTCGCAGCCCGATGA